One segment of Pyricularia oryzae 70-15 chromosome 3, whole genome shotgun sequence DNA contains the following:
- a CDS encoding G protein-coupled receptor translates to MRGADCGVDACSAQPPSSIIGTFFSLSPFIGTFAVVAIITSRHVHPILSRMHDGARDDGEDHVLPATAPAALRACHVEHGNRSIRQKLSGAAFAATIGLSTVLGELILAEISDLINARARTTALRYTVPTLLFLLIGLTPFLIIQSVIVGAGWSFQRTAKGRLPRMAWTLQLSAFAIWLLVFWQLGRLVPGPDDNYAYARDAAASFDSTGISMAMRDSPTTFPDLSAGGRVLSRACLERIGVIGISLMALLSGFASVSSPFHILSDNRQHRKRPVTDAQIARKQSGLEATQELLVHKKHRLRALQHKSAATTSVAEHNSPTSPAQLVGKLVGSIKSFGGGGEAGEIKALQMEITGLEQMEASMSSSLAAMRTRQANHARDGTALGALMALPSYAFGLYCVYRILATTMTTLRRAYSPGASFSSSDPINRFLGLLARHWDPKLDQLAWARQISFLLSGVILALSANSVLQTFHLFSKWAPGLLHHTKANLPLLVAQVTATYVISAALLLRSNLPKEASSAVGDVLESALEPGFVDRWFEGWFLLASIATALGIWIGRKIAGSTTDWDDWEELSAEELGQKRS, encoded by the exons ATGCGTGGAGCCGACTGCGGCGTCGACGCCTGCTCGGCGCAGCCTCCGTCATCCATCATAGGAACATTCTTTTCGCTTTCGCCTTTCATCGGGACGTTTGCCGTCGTCGCCATAATCACCTCCCGTCATGTCCACCCTATCTTGTCGCGGATGCACGATGGCGCCCGTGATGACGGGGAGGATCATGTCCTCCCGGCGACGGCACCGGCGGCGTTGAGGGCGTGCCATGTCGAGCACGGCAACCGCAGCATTCGCCAGAAACTGTCAGGGGCTGCCTTTGCGGCCACCATTGGGCTTTCGACCGTCCTGGGAGAGCTGATATTGGCTGAGATCTCGGACCTAATCAATGCAagggcgaggacgacggcgCTGCGGTATACAGTGCCCACTCTGCTCTTTCTGCTCATCGGCCTGACACCGTTTCTGATTATTCAGTCAGTCATTGTCGGGGCCGGTTGGTCGTTTCAACGGACGGCCAAGGGGCGCCTCCCACGCATGGCGTGGACGCTGCAGCTGTCTGCGTTTGCCATTTGGCTACTTGTATTCTGGCAGCTGGGGCGGTTGGTCCCCGGACCGGATGATAACTACGCCTATGCCCGAGATGCGGCAGCTAGCTTTGACAGTACGGGCATCTCGATGGCCATGCGGGACTCTCCTACCACCTTCCCCGACTTGTCCGCCGGCGGTAGGGTGCTGTCGAGAGCTTGTCTCGAGAGGATAGGCGTGATTGGGATATCGCTAATGGCGCTTTTGTCTGGCTTTGCCAGTGTGTCCTCTCCCTTCCATATACTCTCCGACAATAGGCAACACCGAAAACGACCAGTCACCGATGCGCAGATTGCTAGGAAGCAGTCCGGGCTCGAGGCAACCCAGGAACTGCTGGTGCACAAGAAACACCGCCTACGAGCACTGCAGCACAAGTCGGCCGCCACTACATCGGTGGCTGAGCACAATTCGCCCACCTCGCCGGCACAGCTCGTCGGCAAGCTGGTCGGGTCGATCAAGAGTTTCGGGGGCGGTGGCGAGGCCGGTGAGATCAAGGCACTGCAGATGGAGATAACCGGGTTGGAACAGATGGAGGCCAGCATGTCGTCGAGTCTGGCGGCCATGCGAACGAGGCAAGCAAATCACGCACGTGACGGGACCGCCCTGGGCGCCCTCATGGCGCTGCCATCATATGCCTTCGGTCTCTACTGTGTCTACAGGATCCTCGCAACGACCATGACGACCCTCCGGCGGGCATACTCCCCCGGCGCATCATTCTCATCTTCGGATCCCATAAACCGCTTCCTCGGACTGCTTGCCAGGCACTGGGACCCTAAGCTGGACCAGCTCGCATGGGCGAGGCAGATCTCGTTTCTGCTGTCAGGGGTCATCCTAGCCCTGTCGGCAAATTCCGTCCTGCAGACCTTTCACCTGTTCTCCAAGTGGGCGCCGGGGCTCCTGCACCACACAAAGGCGAACCTGCCGCTGCTGGTCGCGCAGGTCACGGCGACCTACGTCATTAGCGCGGCGCTTCTGCTGAGGAGCAATCTGCCCAAGGAGGCGTCAAGTGCAGTaggggacgtgctcgagaGTGCGCTCGAGCCTGGATTTGTCGATCGC TGGTTCGAGGGATGGTTCTTACTCGCCAGCATAGCGACTGCGTTGGGTATCTGGATCGGCAGGAAGATCGCAGGGTCCACGACAGACTGGGATGACTGGGAGGAACTATCTGCGGAAGAGCTGGGTCAAAAACGATCATGA